The following nucleotide sequence is from Glycine max cultivar Williams 82 chromosome 9, Glycine_max_v4.0, whole genome shotgun sequence.
attgaaaatatatatttaaagtgGACTATTGctatttaatgaaatttctaTTTAGTAACATCCCGATGAAAAtcaatcagaaaataaaaaaaatatatcaaagaatatattgttgatatttttatgaCTAATTATCTCTTCAAATAATTGCACCTTATTCCATTTTTTCCTCATTTCCTTTCGTTTTCATTTCTATAATGAAGAGGCTAATTAACAATGTCTCCTTGTTCTATTGGGGTTGCTGTGCGCATGTTTGGTTGTATCTGCTGCAGATCCTAACGGTAAGTCGTCTGTTCATTTGCATTTTGCCAACtactctttatatttttttttttgggttagtTCTTGacttcttttatctttcataaatGCTGTTTAACTTGCTGGCAtctcttgaattataatatttGCAAACATATATGAAATAAGAATTTTGATTATATCAcgagtaaaaatattattaacgaTACATATAGTATTGAATTAGCCTTTATTGGTATAGTCATTTGGTTCGGCAAACGAAAGAGGCTATGCCTCTATCTGGGATTCTGGGTGATATAGAGTCTTTTGATTtagaatttcataaaattaatctgAATCACATATTTACGTATAAAGATGTACTTTTCGTTGAAAAAATAGGAGAATTATTTTTCCAACTTTAAAATGAATGAAGActttttatttaactataatatattataaataaactcagtcattataagtttatattaataatataatatatcataGTGATAGATAATTTTGTTGGTATagaaaattcaattcaatttaataaCGCAACTAAAATCGTGATCATTTGGTTCATTGCTTTGTTAATTACCGTCAAACTCGTAAGCTTGGAATCCATCGTGTTGACAAGTTATAGTGttatactttcttttttatgattaaaattatgcaatttgaatttcataacTCTGAATTGGGCAACGTTAATGTCAAGGGTTAAACTTGGAAGTTTCagtgaaaaaacaaacaaattatattaaacgCTAGCTTGATTGAGAGTTTGACGTCGGCTTGGGGATCCCCAACACCCTGTTTTCAGCTGAAGCTATCATGCATGggtcacttttttatttataagaaagtCAATATCATATGGGTGTCAAAGATTGGGAAAATAGTTTAATGTTGGCCATGCATTGCGCATTTGTTAAAAGATAGTATTAATTATGAGAAATTTATAATGTTTATAAAACTCACTAGAAAGTTTGGTGATTGGATTATTGATTGATGATGAAATGGTATTTTTAATGTTTGCAGGTCCATTGTTTTACATGGGGTGGTACCATATATTTTACCAATACAATCCTGATTCAGCAGTGTGGGGCAACATAACATGGGGCCACGCTGTATCCAGAGACTTGATTCACTGGCTCTACCTTCCCATTGCGTTGGTTCCAGATAAGTGGTTTGACATCAGTGGTGTATGGTCAGGGTCAGCAACCCTTTTGCCAGATGGCAAAATCCTAATGCTCTACACGGGTAACACCGATCGAAACGTGCAAGTCCAAAATCTTGCGTACCCCGCCAACCTATCTGATCCCCTCCTCCTTGATTGGGTCAAATACGCTAATAACCCCGTCTTGGTGCCCCCACCAGGCATTGGGCCAAAGGATTTTCGTGACCCAACCACTGCGTGGATTGGGCCAGATGAGAAGTGGAGGATCACTATTGGGTCAAAGCTCAACAAGACAGGTCTTTCGTTGCTTTATAAAACCCAAGATTTCATCCACTATGAGCAAAGTGATCGCTATTTGCATCAAGTCCCGGGTACCGGCATGTGGGAGTGCGTTGACTTTTACCCGGTTTCAGTAAACGGGCCTAACGGTTTGGATACATCTGAAAATGGGCCAGATGTGAAGCATGTGTTGAAGGCTAGTTTGGATGACACTAAGGTGGATCATTATGCAATTGGAACCTACTTCATTGAAAATGATACATGGGTGCCCGATAACCCGAATGAGGATGTGGGTATCGGGTTGAAATTGGACTATGGGAGATACTATGCGTCAAAGACATTCTATGaccaacaaaaacaaagaaggaTCCTGTGGGGTTGGATTAATGAATCAGATAGTGAAACCGCTGACTTGAAAAAGGGTTGGGCATCTCTCcaggtatatatatatgcatggaaCATATTTCTCTCAATAGCGTTAggacaaattatttaataaatctagtgtacttaatttatttattttttcttgtctaAGATTCTCGATATCAAAAGATAATTTTGGACATGGACACCAATTTAAATTGACTTGAGTGAATTTATTTAAAGGGCtccaaaaatattaatgattcgTAAATACTTTTCTTGCCTAGTGTATCCATGTTAGATGTATTAAGGCTAACCGAGAGTTTGTCAAACCCCTGAAGGTAACTCTATCTCGCACATCAGAAGAAAAGGAATTTTGGCAACTgacaataatatcataattttcttctttttaattaagGTTGTTATGAATTCTCATCCacaatcttgttttttttaaatcagaCTATTCCAAGAACAGTTGTGTTTGACAAGAAGACTAGAACTAATTTGCTTCACTGGCCAGTGGAAGAAGTAGAAAGCTTAAGACTTAGCAACTCCGAATTTGAAGGAGTTGTGGTTAAACCTGGCTCAGTTGTGCCACTGGACATAGGCCCGGCCACACAGGTTTGTTAATAGCATTAAGCTACTCGGTTCTTGTTACATAAGTTGTGAATTAGTGAactcatacatatatacatttcttgaaaaaaaattcagttgGACATATTTGCTGAATTTGAAATCGAAGATTTAGCATCCAAAGGAATTGGCAAGGACAATGTAGACTGTGGAAATGGAGCTGTTGACAGAAGTGCTTTTGGACCATTCGGTATTTTGGCTATTGCAGATGACCAACTTTCTGAACTAACACCAATTTATTTCCATCTTTCTAGTACTACTAAAGATGGCAGTTTAACCACTTCCTTCTGTGTTGATGAAACTAGGTACTATAGTTTTCATTTGGTTAATAAGATGGCAGTTTTCATCACTTGAATTAATAAGACCAAAACCGTGAAATCTAATCTCATGAGCATGAAATGTTATTGGATAATGTAGGTCATCAAAGGCTCCTGATGTTTCAAAGCTCATTTTTGGAAGCAAAGCTCCAGTTCTCAGTGATGAAAAATTATCAATGAGGGTATTGGTAAGTAtgaataagatatatatatatatatatatacacacacacacttattgtGTATACATCAGCTAGCCATTGTAGCTTTTATTTAGTTTCTGGACGAAGGAATGCTTACACATTTTCAGTTTTGGATAAAACTGCTTTCTTGGTTAGCATTATTATGTAAGTTCATATGACAATTAAATTTACAATATGATTCAGGTCGACCATTCTATCATTGAGAGCTTTGCTCAGGGAGGGAGAACAGTGATCACATCTAGAGTTTATCCAACAGAAGCAATATATGGAGCTGCAAGATTGTTTCTGTTCAACAACGCGACGGACATAAACATCAAGGCCTCGCTCAAGATTTGGCAATTGAACTCAGCTTTCATACGCCCCTTCCCCTTTGACCAGAAGTTGTGAAAGTCAAAGCTATGGATGCACATTtgcattatatattttgtaaacgGTTATTACTATTGCCCCTGCCAACTAAGGAAACAATGAAAGTCTTGTGGCATCAACATGCATAAAGGCATAAAGCTGATAAGTTTAATTAGCTTGAGTTATCCTACAGCTTGTAGGCATACCCATGCCATGGATATCCATATTATTTGGAATTTGTCAAGAGTCATTAAAGTCTACCACTAGAGTAATTATATACAAAAGAGCCttctattgttttattttatttttatcttaattttcatatcatattatataCATATCATTCTTACACTTCCCTCTTATTCTCTGAAATAGCATATGGGTGTCATTGTGTCCATGTATCATTGTTTTTCCCGTTACTGATGCAATTCCTAGATTCATATTTATCCATTTGCTACTATTATGGTATTTCATATCAGCAGATATTTATTCTTGAATATAAACACTGTCCTGACAATTGTTTCTTCAGCGTCAAGTTAATTTATCGTGCTTTAacttaataacttttttatttataaagtgACAAGCAAGAGCCAGAAATGGCCAATGGCCAATGGGAATGaataagaatttttcaaaaatattttttgtcaattaCTTTATACTTAATGGCACTCAGCTTTCTTCAGAAACATTCCTcgctcaattttaatttaagctATGCTATCCCCGGTCCTCAATTCTATTATTTAGTTAGAATTATTGGACCCAATTGTGATGCAAGAAAATTCGGATTTTGATTATATACTGATATTAATATGTGATTCCTCGTTCTGTAGTTCAGTGCAGAGTGCATCATAATAAATGTGATCAGGAAAATAGATATCAGCCTATCAGGGGAATAGTTCCTGGATTTGATAGGATTTAATAATAGTTTAGCTCAAGACCGTTTAATGATTTACTTTCTTCCACTTTATTTGATTCCTGGTTTTATTCAAACACTATTCAGTTTGTGTTTGGAATTCAACTCAACGCTAACTCATCCCTTCATTCCTTCTACGTACGTTTGTTGCTTTCGAAAGTGGAAAATTTTGTTTACAAGGCTTCAAACGAGTTTCCGATTACATCCTCAGTATAAGTTATTGTCGGGAATTAATAGTgcacatttttcttttcagtgaATAAAAGTGtaagaatagaagaaaaaaccacggaacctaaaaatattttcattattgaagtatacacaaaattataatatttctatCTTGATATAAGATGATCTTTCAATTTTACGTACTAAGTACGGTGAAAGTACAATTCTCTTcctcaaagaagaagaaaactctCACAACCACTCTTATTATCTCAAACAAATTGGATGACCATTCTACTCCTCACAGCAAGTTGTTCATCAGGAATGTGACTTTTTCTATGAGTGAATAACGGATGACAACGATAAAGTTGCTGTAACTTTTCGCAGCTCACAGTAGCATCCACTATGAAAGCCATTTGTGTTAATTTAATGTATGGAAAACATGGAAAAAGCAGTCTCTCCTAAAGGCGCGCGCAGAACAGAGTAGCATATGCACGATATAATATATACAGTTCGACACACAGGAATTCAGGAATAAAGGTAACGTTACGCAGAAATAATTTAGTAAAATGAACCATATTCTATGGGTGCAGCCACCATAATGTCCATCACCTTTAGTATCACATGCTTTGATGTGATTTATCATCAAATTAATTGGAATCCATACACTTCTTAGTGAGGTAAACAAAAAGCTAATTAATGTGGTGTAAAGTTGGTGGTCACATATTTCATAGAATACATTACTAGTCATTAACATGATTATTACTAGTATTTAAATAAGTGATGATTCCCTTGGTGGGAGGCGAaatgttatatttaatatatggtTGTTATATAAGGTCTTCAATTCCACAAAATTGAAGCAAGATCGATAGATAGAGATAAAACTCGGAGAGAAAGGGTACTAGTACGTACCTGCAGGCTGCAGCAACCTCGAAGCTAGTTCAAACTAGTGGGAGGTTGTGTGCATAGAAGCACAAACAAATTACAGAAAAAGTCATCATCATACTCagaattaatacaaattaagcattgatcttgaattaatggCTCGCGGAAAGGTTCAGCTGAAGCGAATTGAGAACCCTGTGCACAGGCAAGTTACCTTCTGCAAGCGCCGAGCTGGGCTTCTTAAGAAGGCTAAGGAGCTCTCTGTGCTGTGCGATGCTGAAATTGGCCTTTTCATTTTCTCCGCCCATGGAAAGCTCTATGAACTAGCCACCAAagggtctctctctctctctctctctctcaacttatgatatatatgtatgtattattATGGTCTCTGATCGATCGACTTTTCACTTCGTATGTATGCATGAAATTAAGAACCATGCAAGGGCTCATTGAGAGGTACATGAAGTTCACACGAGGGGCTCAGCCTGAAGCAGCAGCACCTGAAGCACATCCTCTTCTGGTACGTACGCAACCACTCTCCCTTTCTCTCTATGTGTGCATTAATCAATTGCAAAGATCATAGGAGAAAGAACAAAATAGCTTAGCCAATAAGGCAACTTTTTTTGGAGtccaagaaattaaaaaatggaatAGTTATCCTTCTTGtcattataatttgtaaaagaaCTAATCATCAGTGGTTTTGGATGCTAGCTGCTTGCATgatgcataataataataataataataataataataataataataataataataataataataataataataataataataataataataaaatctccGAATGTTTTGTTCTCCCTCCACTTCATACAGGGTTAGATTCTATTATTACTAATTACTATGTCATGTTTTGTATGATCTAGCATGACTAGTTgcttaaaaattaagttaaaggGGTACAAGTGTCATACACTTATGCGACCAAACTTGAAATCTCTTATATCGATTAGGGACTTGTACCTTTAAGTCTTATATCGATTGGATATCAAGCATTACCACTCACTCCAATAAAAGTTACATCATCCGCGTAACCTCCCACCCCCTTTTTAAAGCCTGTATCAATCGGAAGCTGTAATGATTTTTCAGGAAATGCCGTTACAGGATGCCCATAAAACAATTAATGGAGAGTTAAAGGTGAGGATTACCGTTACTACTTACTAGGCTTTAGGGGAAGATCCGTGGACAAGAACCCCAGCTATATTATTATCTTAATTGAATGTTTTTAGACTAGGTCTTCAATTAAGACCTAGTTACAAGAATACTATCCAATGAAAGAcactaaattaaacaaaagacaTTCACATGCCTCTAAAAACTTGCTTTTGATCGAATCTTTCATACGTCGTATTCACtacccaattttttttcctttatccaCATCAAATTTGTACAATGTTTTacatttcttatataaaatcatatgctacatcattaatatataaataaaaaaatgatttttaattatgataatataaaatgaatgaacaaaataattgttatgAAACATTAATACAATTGTATAGTATGTTGTATGTGGTATGCCTTCAATTTTTACATTGATTATATCCtattatgtatttaattataattgtagTCAAGTTATAATTCATTAGATTTATCGATGGATAATTTCTATCAAGACCAATAACCTATTGGTATTATGTATTTTGTATTgtcattattaataattaacaatttataTCTTTGGTTTATTATGATaatgctttttttatttaaagtccTACTCACTTTATCGCGTAATTATTGTATAGGTTGCTAAAGAGGAAACTAACGCGCTAAAACAAGAAATCCAAACATTGCAAAAGGGTATCAGGTAcacaatatcaaatatttttttattatactatttgtcttccaacaaaatattataatgttATGTACATGatgtaactaaaaaataaattagaataattttctaattttgtcCTTCATcaagatttcaatttttttattgttgactATGTCTAGATTATAGATATTAATGAAATGGTTATGTGGTATTTCTAGTTGATACTTGGAATAACATTAGTTTGTAGAGGGTGGAAAAACACCTCCACATGCAATCCCTAGAAAatcaatgagaaaaataaaattggattactgatattagttaattaatttttatggcaTAAATACATTATGcattaaaaatttatagttaccttcaaaataataaaaactaaaatatctcGTGTGTTGTTTTTTTAGAGGATATCTCGTGTGTTGTTGTTTTCAGATAAAAATGTCTTTTGGACATAATTGTATTATGCCTCTATAATTGTTTAAAACAAATCAATCATTTAAgtatgattataaatttataattagaaagaaaatttataaacaagtaggaaaattaatatttattatcatttttcttagttatttgTTTGAAGGAGGAAATAAGACTATGGCAATTGATGAATTACAACTGCTAGAGAAGAATCTCGAAACTTGGATATACCATATTCGTTCAATGAAGGTACGGACAAATACTTTGttatatagtaaaaatattaaCGAATTGCCTTTTATGTTAGACATGGATAAGTAACTAGTATGCAT
It contains:
- the LOC100814788 gene encoding beta-fructofuranosidase, soluble isoenzyme I, whose product is MAAMNPDLEHAPQIPLLNPPTGESGRRTQKGTLVFIVSIVFLLSFIIINLQSHEPSFENNITTVPLLPIARGVAEGVSAKSNPYLSQKASYNWTNAMLSWQRTAFHFQPQRNWMNDPNGPLFYMGWYHIFYQYNPDSAVWGNITWGHAVSRDLIHWLYLPIALVPDKWFDISGVWSGSATLLPDGKILMLYTGNTDRNVQVQNLAYPANLSDPLLLDWVKYANNPVLVPPPGIGPKDFRDPTTAWIGPDEKWRITIGSKLNKTGLSLLYKTQDFIHYEQSDRYLHQVPGTGMWECVDFYPVSVNGPNGLDTSENGPDVKHVLKASLDDTKVDHYAIGTYFIENDTWVPDNPNEDVGIGLKLDYGRYYASKTFYDQQKQRRILWGWINESDSETADLKKGWASLQTIPRTVVFDKKTRTNLLHWPVEEVESLRLSNSEFEGVVVKPGSVVPLDIGPATQLDIFAEFEIEDLASKGIGKDNVDCGNGAVDRSAFGPFGILAIADDQLSELTPIYFHLSSTTKDGSLTTSFCVDETRSSKAPDVSKLIFGSKAPVLSDEKLSMRVLVDHSIIESFAQGGRTVITSRVYPTEAIYGAARLFLFNNATDINIKASLKIWQLNSAFIRPFPFDQKL
- the LOC100815314 gene encoding agamous-like MADS-box protein AGL12 isoform X1; protein product: MARGKVQLKRIENPVHRQVTFCKRRAGLLKKAKELSVLCDAEIGLFIFSAHGKLYELATKGTMQGLIERYMKFTRGAQPEAAAPEAHPLLVAKEETNALKQEIQTLQKGISYLFEGGNKTMAIDELQLLEKNLETWIYHIRSMKMNIMLQEIQALKDKEGTLKAANKYLHDKIVENTAISNFAEFATDTSYPLIVQDGGFQLY
- the LOC100815314 gene encoding agamous-like MADS-box protein AGL12 isoform X2, which codes for MARGKVQLKRIENPVHRQVTFCKRRAGLLKKAKELSVLCDAEIGLFIFSAHGKLYELATKGTMQGLIERYMKFTRGAQPEAAAPEAHPLLVAKEETNALKQEIQTLQKGISYLFEGGNKTMAIDELQLLEKNLETWIYHIRSMKEGTLKAANKYLHDKIVENTAISNFAEFATDTSYPLIVQDGGFQLY